A segment of the Nitrospina gracilis 3/211 genome:
GTTCCCGTAAATCCGCCGATTTCACCACGTATGCTTCCGATGCCCACACCTGGAAATCCTGTTTGTACGTTCCGTACGCCGAGCAGAGGATAATGGGGATGTTTTTTTTCTGCTCTTTGAGGAGTCGGAGGAAATCGATGCCGTTCATCCCGGGCATTTTGATATCCAGCGTGATGAGATCGGGTTCCTGGCCCTCGATTATCTTCAAGGCCTCTTCGGCACTCCGGGCGCAGGCCACTTCATAGCCTTCATCCTGCAACTCTTCCTTGTAGAGGAGGCGGATGTTGTCTTCGTCGTCCACGACGAGAATTTTCTTTTTGGACATGAATTGTGACGGTTGTGGAACGCAGGGAGCCCGGTACGGGCCGCTTTCCGGGTTTTGGATCAATCAGGTTTTATTATAATTGCCGAGTTTTTGCAACGGTAAATAAACGTAAACAGTGACGCCCTTGTTGATGTTGTTATTGACATGCAGGGTGCCGCCGTGCTCCTCGATGATGCGCCGGGATATGGACAACCCCAGCCCGGTGCCGGTTTCCTTCGTGGTGAAAAAGGGATTGAAGATGTTTTCGAACAACTCCGGTGGAATGCCTCCGCCGGTGTCCTCGATGCACAGGGTCAACGAATCCTTGTCTCCTTCTGTTTGCCCGACCCGGTGCCCGCGGTAGGTGGACACGGTCAGGTGGCCGTCGTGGGGCATTGACTCGATGGCGTTGAACAACAGGTTCATGATGACCTGCTTGATCTTCTTTTTGTCGATGTAAAACTCCACGTCCGGGTCCATGAAGCTCTTTTTGAGGTCGATATTTCTTTCCTCAATCCCCACCTCGAAAAAGTCGATCACTTCACACACCAGTTCGTTGAACCGGCACGGCTCGACTTCGAGTTCCTCGGCTTTCGAGTACAGCAGGATATCCTGCAGCAGGCGCTCCAGCCGTTCGGTTTCATTGACAATGATGCTTGCATACCGGTACAACCCTCTCAGGTCGGAGAGGGGGGGCATCGTGCCGTTTTCCTGGTCCTTCAGGTCGCCGATGCGGTCGCGCAGCCTGCGTGCGAATCCGCCTACGGAGACCAAAGGGTTTTTGATCTCGTGGGCGACCTCCGCCGACAACTCGCCCAGAGCCGCCAGTTTTTCCGATTGGATCAACTGTTCCTTGGTGCTCAGCAGTTCGCGGTTGGATTCCAGAAGCTTGTTGACCAGCCTTGAGTTTTCGATGACCCAGCCCAGGTGCGTGGCCAGCCGGCCTACCAGTTGCAAATTGGAATCGGTGATGGGTGCGTGGTTGTACAGATTGTCTACGAGCAGCACCCCCAGAACTTCCCGGTGGGGCATCAGAGGCACCGTTGCGAAACTCGGTGAGCCAAGGGCTTCGGCCAGGTCTGCCGGCACCAGGTCGTCGTTCGACGTGTCGTGAACAATGTAGGGCCTTTTATTGAGAGCGGTTTCCGACAGCACATTCCCGGACGACAGTGGAAACTTGAGCGATCGCGCGTACTGGTTGAGCCGGGTGTCGCGAAACCTTTCCCAGTGGGGGTTTTCCAGCAGACGGGTGAGTGTGAACTCCCAGTCCTCCGAGAGCTCGCGCCAGATGCGCCCGGCTTCTTCCGCGGAGTCGGGCCCCAGTCCCATGTGCCCGACAAGGTGGCCCGTTTTGTCATCCAGTAAAAACAGGATGGCGCGGTTGAATCCCCCGGCCCCGCCAAACGTGATGCCGGTCATGAGAATCCAGATGCGGTGGTCGAGCTTGGGGGTTTCCTGGACTGCGGTGTTGATGGTGTAGAGGAGGGTCTGCTCGCCAAGGAGGGCCTGGCTTTTCTGGTACTCGAGGGCGTTGCGGATGCACCCGGTGATCTGTGCGGAGAGGGTTTCCAGAATGGACACTTCGGTCAATGTGAACTGCCGACGGTCGAGTGTGTGCACGTTGATGACGCCGATGCACTGGTCGTGATCGACGAGCGGCACTGACAACATGGACGGAAATTTTTCTTCCTCGATCTCGGGAAAATACACGAATCGCGGGTCCTGCATGGCCTCGCTCAATGCCAGCGCCGTCTTGTTCTGCGCCACCCAGCCGGTCACTCCGCGACCGGGTTCCAGGTAGATGTGTGTGGCGGCGGATGGGGGCAGGCCGCTGGTGGCTTTCAGTTTCAACCGCACCTCACCGGAATACGATTGCTCCATGAGGTAAATGGAACAGGCGTCGATGCGCATTTTATTTTTGATGATTTCGATGGTCTGACCGAGGATTTCGTCCAGATTGAGGGGGGAAGTGGAAATGCGGGCAATCTCGCGGAGAACTTCCAGTCCTACGATGCTGTCATCCACCATATGCATTTCCCCAAGATCGGCGTGGTCAGGTTTCTCGGAGTGTTTTCCGGTAAAGTCGGATGTATTCCGTGGCGGCGCGTTTCCAGCTCAGGTTCTGCGACATGCCATTCTGCATCAGGCGGCGCCATTGCGTCCGGTCGGCAAACAGCCCGGTCGCTTTGCGGAGGGATTGCACGAGGTATTTTAATTCAAAGCGGCGGAAATTGAAACCGGTACCGCGTCCGGTTTCGGGATTGAAATTCTTCACCGTGTCCGCCAGTCCCCCCACCGAGCGGGCCACGGGCACGGTTCCGTAACGGAGCGCGTACATCTGGGTCAAGCCGCAGGGTTCGTACACCGACGGCATGAGAAGCAGGTCGCTCCCGGCAATGATTCGGTGGGCCAGTCCCTCGTCAAAAGCCAGCCTGCAGGCGAAGCGTCCCGCGTACCGCTGGGCCTGTTCGGTGAAGAACGCCTCGTACGCCGGATCGCCGACGCCGAGCAGCACGAGGCCGACCGCTTCTTTCATGATTTGGTCGAACCCCTTTTGGACGAGATCGATTCCTTTCTGCCAGGACAGGCGGGTCACCATCGCCACAAGCGGCTGCCGGGCCGGAACCTTTAACCTTAACTCTTTCAGCAAGGCCTCGCGGCACAGGGCTTTGCCTTTAAGGTTGCCGGAATCGAACGGCGCGGGGATCCATGGATCGTTTTCCGGGTTCCATTCTTCGTAATCCACGCCGTTCAAAACACCGTAAAGATTCTCCTTGCGGTCCCGAAGGATTCCGTCCATTTGAAACCCGTTTTCGGCAAGCAGGATTTCCTGCCGGTAACGTTTGCTCACCGTGGTCAACAGGTTGGAATAAACCAGCCCCGCTTTTAGAAAACTGAAGCGGCCGTGGAACTCCAGCCCCTGTGAGTGAAATGCGTCGGCAGGCAGGTGAACCGTGGACAGGGCGGAAGCATCAAAGTTTCCCTGGTAACCGAGGTTGTGGATGGTGAACAGCGTGCGCGTGTTTTTGAAGAAAGGATCGTCCTGGTAAACGAGTTTCAAATAGGCCGGCACCAGTCCTGCCTGCCAGTCGTGACAGTGAATGATATCCGGCTGAAACCGCGTGGCCTTGCACCACTCGAGAGCCGCCCGGCAAAAAAAGGAGAAGCGCGAGGCGTTGTCCGGATAATCGGTTCCCCCTTCGCCGTACAATCCCTTGCGTCCGAAATAAAAGTCGTTTCCGATAAGATAAAGCGGAACCCTGTTTTGGAGGTGCGCCAAATGAAGGGTGGCCTGCGGATTGGCGATGCCCACGGGTATGGAGAGGGTGCGTCCCGTGTTCTCGATTCCATTCCGGTGAAGTGCCGGTGTGAGCGAGGAATAGTGGGGAAGCACGCAACGCACGTCATGCCCCAGCCGGTGGTGTGCCAGCGGTAACGCGCCGCAGACATCCCCCAATCCGCCGGTCTTGGCGAAGGGATGCGCCTCGGCCGCGACGGAGAGGATCTTCAGGGGGCGCGCCATGTCACGGGTGCACGGTGCACGCCCTCAGGATATCGGCGGCCTCCTCGGGGCTCACGGGATTGATGTGAAACCCGGTCCCAGCCTCGAATCCCGCCAGCTTGGTGAGCTTCGGCATGATCTCGATGTGCCAGTGGAAGTACGCGCTGTGTTTGCTCTGCACGGTGGAGTTGTGCAGGACAAAGTTGTATGGCGGCTGATTGCAGACCATGCGTAATTTCAACAGCACGTCCTTCAAGATGTTGGCCGCTCCTGCCAGCGCTTCTGTTGAATCGTGCTCAAAATGGGCGGAATGGTACTTGGGCAGAATCCAGGTTTCGAAAGGAAACCGCGGAGCATAAGGACAGACGGCGATGAAGTCATGGTTCTCCATCACAACCCGGCGGCCGTCGCCCCGTTCCTGCGCTATGATGTCGCAGTAAATACAACGTTCCTTGTATTCGTAATGCCTCCTTGCTCCGTCCAGTTCTTCCAGCACCAGCTCCGGCACGATGGGGAGGGCTACCAATTGGCTGTGCGTGTGCTCGAGCGTTGCTCCCGCCGCTTCACCGTGGTTTTTGAACACGAGAATGTAGCGGAACCGCGGGTCGCGTTTCAGGTCAATGATGCGTTGCTGGAACGCCCACAACGTTTCCTGCACGGCGCGTTCCGGCAATTCTTCCAGCGCCACTTCGTGGCAGGAACCCTCGATGATGACTTCATGGGCGCCGATGCCGTTCATTTTGTCGTACATCCCTTCACCAACCCGGTCGATGCCGCCTTCGATGGTGAGGGCGGGGTACTTGTTCGGAACCACGCGAAGCGACCAGCCGGATTCGTTCGGCCCCGATCCGTTTGGCCGAAGGGCCAGGATCTCCTGCGGGGTCTTGCTTTCATTGCCAAGGCAAAAGGGGCAGAATCCCGCCTGGGAGTTGACCGTCGGGCTGGCAAAATCCGCAGGACGCTTGCCGCGTTCCTGCGCGATGATGACCCACCGGTCGACGATGGGGTCCTTTCTCAATTCAGGCATATCCGGTTTCGTTCTTTCGTTTTTCACCAGCCATGATAATGGTCTGAATACTAAGCAATGGCCCTTCAAAAGTCAATTTTAGCCGCCGGTTTTTCGTTGTGGTTGAGATTCCCGAAAACGATTGAATGACAACAGCTTGCAAACTATAATCGAGGCACAACCGATCATCATACCTAAAGGGCGGAATGCGGACATGAGTTCTCCCATGGAAGGCAGGAAAATTGTGCTGGGCGTCTCCGGCGGCATTGCCGCCTACAAGGCGGTGGAATTGTTGCGCCTTCTCACCAAAGCAGGAGGGGAGGTGTACGTGGTGATGACGGAAAACGCCAAGCAGTTCATCACGCCGCTCACCTTCGAGGCGCTTTCCGGCCGGCCGGTGTACCACAAGATTTTCGATTCGGAACGGTCGGCGTCGATGGAGCACATCCGTGCAGCGGAGCACGCGGATTTGATGGTCGTCGCCCCGGCCACCGCCAACACGATCGGCAAAATGGCCAACGGCCTGGCTGACGATCCGCTTTCTACTTTATATGCGGCGTTCCCGGGCACGGTGATCCTCGCACCTGCCATGAACGATCAAATGTGGGCGAATCAAGCGGTGCAGGCCAATTTGGTTAAATTAAAAATGCGGGGCGTGTTCGTGGTGGAACCGGACTCGGGCGAGCTGGCTTGCGGGGTCACCGGACTGGGCCGTCTGGCCGACCCGCAGGTCATTTTCGATGCGGTGCGCAAACGGTTGGAGCAAAAACAGGACTGGGCGGGACGTCGCGTTCTGGTGACCGCCGGGCCCACGCGCGAGCCCATCGACCCGGTGCGCTTCATCACCAACCATTCTTCGGGCAAGATGGGATACGCCATCGCCGCGGAAGCACAAAAACGCGGCGCCGTGGTGACTCTCATCAGCGGACCGACGTCGCTTGGCGCCCCCGCCGGGGTGGAGGTGGTACCCTGCCAGCGTGCATCTGAGATGCGGGACCTGGTAATGGAACATCTTGAAAATTGTGATGTGCTGGTGATGACGGCGGCGGTGGGAGACTTTGCTCCTGCGGACATTCAAAAGGAAAAGATCAAAAAATCCGGCGACCGGCCGCTGGTCCTCAACCTTCAACCGACTCCGGATATTTTAAAGGAAGTGGCCGCGAAGAAAACGCACCAGATCGTGGTGGGGTTCGCCGCAGAAAGTGAAAACGTGGTGCAGAGCGCGCTCGACAAATACCAGCGCAAGCAACTCGACCTTATCGTGGCCAATGACATCAGTGCACCGGGAATCGGGTTTCAATCCGACTTCAACCAGGTGCAATTGATTCGCGGGGTGGACAACATCGAAACCCTGCCGCGCCTGCCGAAGCATGAAATTGCGGGCATCCTTCTCGACCGCATTCGCGACCTTTCCAAATAACCCGGCGCTTGGCCGTTGTTCACCGTTTTCTTCATTTTCCGGAATTGTCTTCCGTTGTCTTGGGGGCTTCTTTTTGCATGACGCTTTTTGCGCAGCGGAAGCCTACGGAGTCCTGCCTGAGGGTGGGCACGGTCGCGTTTCTGTAACTGAGGCGAACGTCCTCCGCATTGTTGTGCCAGTGGCCTCCCCGTATGACCTTGTACATTCCCCGATCAGGCCCTTGCGGATCTTTCTTGGGTGAGAACAGGTAATATTCCGCAAAGTGCCAGTCCTTCACCCATTCGGCGACATTGCCGGAAAGATCGTACACCCCGTAAACGGATTTGCCCGCTTCATACGAACCGACGGGGGTGGATTTGCCAACGGTGCGGTTGAAATTCAGTTTGTCGGGAGTCGGCGCGGAGTCCCCCCAGGGGTATTTGATCGTGCCGGTTCCTTTTCCCGCTTTTTCCCATTCCGCTTCGGTGGGCAGGCGTTTGCCTTTCCATTGGCAATAGGCTTGCGCCTCTTTCCAGGTGACCCCCACCACCGGTTGCCTGGGCTGATTGAATTCGTGATCGTTCCAGTAACGGGGCTTTTTTTCAAGACCTGTGGCTTTCAGGAATTTCCAGTATTGTTCGTTGGTCACCTCGTAGATGTCGATAAAGTAGGCACTGAGATAAACGTCATGAGCCGGGTCTTCCGGGCCCAGCATATGACGGTCACTCTGGAAAATGCCGGTAGGATCGAGTTCCCTCAACGAGTGCATGCTCCCCATGACGAACTCGCCCTCGGGAATGAGCACCATGCCCTCTGGCGGCCGGGGTGTTTTGGTTTCAGCAAAAGCAGCGGTCACCGGGAGTGCGATCACTGAAATAAGGATAATGCATATTCTGGATACTGCGGTTGTTTTGAATTTCATAAGTTCGGGCAAATCAGTAAAGGTTGCGGGGTGTCGCGCCGGGGCTGGGGGTGGTCCGCCTATCAGGATTGACACGTAATTTTAATGGGTATAGAATCGCTTTACCTCATTATAAACAAAGATGCTTCCGGTGCCGACAGGTTTTCGGGCCGCAGGCGGATTGCGGGACCGGCGTGGACAAGCCCAAAAAAGAACCCATTGCACTGCATAACCGCCAGGATTACCGTTTGTGCCTCAATTGCGGCTTCCCCAACCGCCAGGCGGATACGACGTGCATGTATTGCAGCGCGAGCCTGGTCGAGGACAATGGGTTTTTCTCGTGGCTTCGCCAGAGTTACTACATCCTTCGCTGGCGTTACCAGTTGCGCCAGAAACGGGAAAACCTGAAGCAAGGCCACCGGGGCATGACCTGGGGCAAAGGGGTCGGCTATTTCAGCCTGGGCATTTTTTTGAGTTTCACCGGAGTCTACTTCTTCTCCCATTCCATCACAGAAAATTCCTTTTCCAATGGACTCATCGCCCTGCTTCTTCTTGGGTACGGCGTTTTCACCCTGCGTGGCCTGTTCCGCAACAAACAGTAAATTACAGATCATTTACGGAATCTCTGCAACGATACGGAGCGGCGCGCCACTGCCGCCGCCGATTTTCATTGGAAGGGCGATGACGCGGAAGCCGCGGGCGGGAAGGGTGCCCAACCGCGCCAGGTTTTCAAATCCCGGCACGTTGGCCGCGCCGAAGACGCGATGGGCCTTGAATTCCCTGGACTGGCCGTAATCGAGGCTCGCGGTATCGAGTCCCACCGCCGCCACGTTCCTTGCGTTGGTCAGAAAACGCGCGGCGCCTTCGCTGTAACCGGGAAAATGCAGGTTGGCCGTGTCGCCCGGCAGGTCGGTGCCGAGATAGCGTTTTTTATCCGGCCAGCGTGTGTCCCACCCGGTGCGCACGAGGACAATGGACCCGGCCTCGATGCGTCCGTGCCGTGCCTCCCATTGCAGGAAGTCCTCCCTTGAAATCAGATAATCCGCATCGCTGTTGACGCGCGCGCTCAAATCCACCATCACGCCGGGAGCGATCAATTTTACTAATGGAATGGCGTCGGCGGTCCAGCGTCCTTTGGCAAAATGCACCGGCGCGTCCATGTGGGTGCCGCCGTGCTCCGCCGCTTCAAAATTGTTGGCCTCGTACCAGTAGCTTTCGTTCATCAGTCCCTTGTGCACCTCGGACAGGGCGAACGGCTTGCTGGTGGGCCAGTAGATGGTGGTTTCGTCGAACGGGTGCGTCAGGTCCACCAACCGGGAGGGAGGTGCCGGGGAAGGCGGCGTCTGCGCGCATCCCGCGATCCATAGTACAATGAAGACAAGCACTCCGTACCATTGGTGTTTGAAATCAAGCATTTTGGGGTCTCCCAGGCCGGAGTCGAAAAAATATTTGTGGACGGACTGTATCCAACCCACGCGCGGCAACATCTCAAAGGAACAAACTTCCTTTTATAAGGATACGACAAAATGGCAGATACGAAAACTCAAGAGGGCAAAAGCCTGTCCCTCCCCATTCAGGGCATGAGTTGCGCCAGTTGCGCCGCGCGCATCGAGAAGAAGGTGGGCGAGGTGCCGGGCGTGAGCAAGGTCAGTGTCAATTTCGGCGCGGAACGGGCGGCGGTGGATTACGATCCGGAAACCGCCACGCCCGACGCAATCATTTCCACCATACAGAGAATCGGGTTCGAGGTGCCGTCGGTGCAGAAAACCTTCCCTGTCGAAGGCATGACCTGCGCCTCCTGTGTCGGTCGAGTGGAGAAGAAGCTGCGCGGACTCGACGGCGTCGTCGATGTGAGCGTCAACCTCGCCAGCGAACGCGCTACGGTGAGTTACATGGAAGCGCGCGTGGGTCTGCCGGATTTCCGCAAGGCGCTGGCGGACATCGGGTACTCGATGCCTGATGTCGATTTGGAAGCAGAAACGGCGACTCAGGAAGTGGAAGAGGCGCGACACCAGCGCGAGTACAGCACGTTGCAGTTCAAGTTCGCGTCCAGCCTGGGTTTGGCCGTCGGTATCATGACACTGGGCATGACCGGCTGGGTTGAAAACACCTCGACTTTGCACTGGCTGTTGTTCGTGCTGGCGACGCCGGTGCAGTTCTGGGGCGGATGGCAGTTTTACAAAGGAACGTGGGCGGGACTCAAACACGGGTATGCCGACATGAACACGCTGATCGCCGTCGGCACGACGGTGGCCTACGCCTACAGTGTTGCGGTGACGGCCCTGCCTGAACTCGCCACGTCCTTCGGCACGGAACTGGCCGTGTATTACGACACCTCGGCGATGATCATCGCGCTCGTGCTGATGGGACGCATGCTGGAGGCGCGGGCGAAAGGGCGGACTACGGAAGCCATCCGCAAGCTCATGGGCATGCAGGCGAAGACCGCGCGCGTCGAACGCGGCGGGGAGGAGCAGGACCTCCCCATCGACCAGGTGGGAGTGGATGACATCGTCTCCGTGCGTCCCGGCGAACGGATTCCGGTGGACGGCACCATCACCGAAGGACAGACGGCGATCGACGAGTCGATGATCTCCGGCGAGAGCGTGCCGGTTGAAAAAAGAGAAGGCGATGAGGTCATCGGCGCCAGCATCAACAAGACCGGTTTTTTCAAAATGAAAGCGACGCGGCTGGGCAGGGACTCGGTGCTGGCGCACATCATCCGCATGGTGCAGGAAGCGCAGGGCTCGAAGGCGCCGGTGCAGAGGCTGGTGGATCAAGTCGCGGGTATCTTCGTACCGGTGGTCATCGGGATCGCGATGTTGGCGTTCGGCTTCTGGTGGCTTGTGGGACCGTCGGTGGCGGAGTTGCCCACCGATCCCGGTCTGTTCGCCATGATGATTTTCATTTCGGTCATGATCATTGCCTGCCCGTGCGCGCTGGGGCTGGCGACGCCGACGGCGATCATGGTCGGAACCGGCAAGGGCGCGGAGATGGGCGTGCTCATCAAGGGCGGGGAGACGCTGGAGCAGGCGCAGAAACTGAACACCATCGTGTTCGACAAAACCGGCACGCTCACCGAAGGCAAACCGGTGGTGCGCAACGTGTGGGTGGCGAAGGATGCAGGCATGAATGCGGATACGTTGTTGATGTATGCCGCGTCCCTCGAAAAAGGGTCCGAGCACCCGCTGGGCGTGGCCATTGTCGAACACGCGAAGGAAAAAAACGTGTCGCTGAAATCCGCGGAGGGGTTCGAAGCCCTGCCGGGGTTTGGCGTGAAGGCGAAGGTGGACGGACACAACGTGGCGCTCGGCAATTTGCGCATGATGCAGGATGCGGGGCTCGATGTGGAAGCGGTGCGCGAACAGGCGGAAAGGTTCGCCGGCGAAGGCAGGACCGCTATGCTGGTGCAGGTGGACGGCCACATTGCGGGCATCATTGCCGCCGCCGACCGTGTCCGGCCGGAATCGAAATCCGCCATCCAGAGTTTGAAACAACGCGGGCTGGAGATCGTGATGATCACCGGCGATAACCAGAAGACCGCCGAGGCGGTGGGCAGGGAACTCGGCATCGACCGCGTGCTGGCGGAGGTATTGCCCGCCGACAAGGCCCGGCAGGTGAAGGGTCTACAGGATGAAGGCCGGTTCGTGGCGATGGTGGGGGACGGCATCAACGACGCGCCCGCTCTCGCGCAGGCGAACATCGGCATTGCCATGGGGTCGGGCACCGACGTTGCCATCGAGACCGCCGACATCACACTCATGACACACGATCTGAACGCGGTGGTGGACGCCATCGAACTCAGCCGCCGGACCATGACCAAGATCCGGCAGAACCTGTTCTGGGCGTTTTTCTACAACGTGCTCGGCATCCCCATCGCCGCAGGGGTGTTGTATCCGTTCAACGGCGTGTTACTGCAACCGATGTTCGCGGCCGCGGCGATGTCGTTCAGCTCCGTTTCCGTGGTCGGCAACTCACTGCTCTTGAAACGGTTCTCCTCCCGCCGAAGCGCGTGATCAAAACGCGTTCATCGCAAACTGCGGCAGTTTGTTGAACCCGGAGCTGAAATGCGCGGCTCCGGTTTCATCGATCACCATCACTTCCACGTTGTCCATCGACTCGATCCATTCGATGCCTTTTCTTTTCCCATTATGAACACCGCCGTGGACAAGGCGTCGGCGTCCATCACGGTGGGTGCCATCACCGTGACGGAGATGGGTCCCTCCGCGGGCAGTCCCGTTGCTGGGTCGAGGATGTGATGATACCGCTTCTCGCCTTTCATGAAATAGCGCTGGTAATCGCCCGAAGTTGCAACTCCCTGGTTGGCGAGCGCGAACGAAGCCAGCACACCCTGCGGTTTGCGGGGATGCTGAAGGCCGATCACCCAGGGCCGGTCCGGGCCGCGCTGGCCGAATGCGTAGAGGTCGCCGCCAGCATTGATAATACCGTTTGGCACCAGTCCTTTTAAAATTGTGATGGCGCGGTCCACCGCATACCCCTTGGCGATGCCGCCCAGGTTGATCGCCATGCCTTCGCGCGCCAGCCGCACCGTGTTTCCCTGGATGCGTATATCGCGGAAATTGACCAGGCCCGTTGCGGTTTTGAGTTGTTCCGGTGACGGCACCGTCTCGCCACCGCCATCGAAATCCCATGTCTCCACCAGCGGATGGATGCTGATGTCGAAGATGCCTTTGGTTTTTTCACCCCACGCAATGCCTGACTGAATAATCTCGAGCACCTCCGCCGACACCGGCAAAGCTTCCTTGCCTGCGGCTTCGTTGATGCGCGAGATTTCGGAATCCGCAATGTAAGTGCTCATCAGTTTCTCAATGCGGCTCATCTCGTCGAAGGCCTGGTTGGCCGCCGTTTGCGCCACTTTGGCGTCGGCGTTGACGATGGTGATCTCCACCAGCGTGCCCATGATGAATTGGGTGCGGCGCACGGGTTCGGCTGTGCTGGACTGCGAACAGGCGGCGCCTGACAAGGCGATGCACAAAAAAATACACATGAAGTACAGGCGAGCAGGGGTCATGATTATTTCAGTTTTCCATGTTTTGAATTAATTTTTCACGGTTGTACACCGCTTCCACATCGGCACGGTTGAGCATGCCGAGAATCTGGTTGGGATCGCTCACGCCGACCACGGGAATCTGATCGACGTCGAGTTCTGTGAACTTTTCCAGGGCTTCGTTCAAATTGTTGTGCGGCACCAGTGTCACCGGGTTGGGTGTTGCGAGGTCCTTTGCGGTGAGCGTGTCTTTGTTCACCGTGCCGTCGGGGTTGAGAACGGCCTCGCGGATGTCACTGAACGCGAGGATTCCGGTCAGTTTTCCTTCGCCACTCATCACCGGATAATGCAGGTCGCGCACCTGCCCCACACGATCGACAATTTCCTTGAACGGCGTGTTTTCATCAAAAATTACCGCTTCCTTGTTCATGACATCACGAACATAGATGGCTCGGAGAACCGACACCAGCCGACCCTGCTTGAGATCCACGCCTTTGTTGAGTAGAGCCTGGACGTACAGCGAATGTTTGCTGAAGCGGCGTGAGGTGTAGGCCGCGACGATGCAACACACCATGCTGGGCAGTATGATGGTGTAGTCGTTGGTCATCTCGAAAAGAATGAGGATGGCGGTCAGAGGTCCCTGAACCACGGCGCTGGCCGTTGCGCCCATGCCGACGAGGGCGTAAGTTTCGCTGGTGGCGGTCCATTCCGGAAGCAGGCCGTGGACCGCGAAGCCGAACGTTGCGCCCGTCATGGCGCCAACAAACAGGCTGGGCGAAAAAATGCCGCCGATGCCTCCCGAACCCAAAGTGATCCCGGTCGCCAGAGTTTTGCCGAAAATGAGGAGAAAGGTCAAGTACCAGATCAATTCTCCATTCAGCGCCTGCTCGAGAATGTCGAATCCGTTTCCCTTGACCTGTGGCAGCGCAACGGCCAGAAGGCCGACCAGCAACCCGCCCAGTGCGGGTTTCAGGATGACCGGGATGTTTTTCTTTTCTTCAAAGCGTTTCTGGATTTTGAAATAGGTCCAGATGAACAATTGCGCCGCCAGGCCGCACAGCACGCCGAGGATGAGATAAAAGAAAATCTCCCACGGCGTCACCACCTCATGCACCGGCGTCTGGAACGTCAGTTCGTTCCCGTGCAGGGCGCGCCCTGTCACCGTTCCCAGTACGGCGGCGATGACGATCGGACTGAACGATTGAATGGCGTATTCGCCCAGAATGATCTCCATTGAAAATATCACCCCTGCCAGCGGGGCGTTGAAGGAGGCGGCGATGCCTGCCGCTGCGCCACAGCCGACAAACACGCGCAGGCGATGGGTGGACATCCGGAATAACTGGCCTACGAGGGAACCGATAGCGGCGCAGATCTGAACCGTGGGTGCAACGCGTCCCGCCGAACCGCCGGAGCCGAGCGTGATCGACGATGCGGTGGCGCACATGACGATGGTGCTTTCGGGAACTTTGCCGTCGCGGAGGGCCATTGC
Coding sequences within it:
- a CDS encoding response regulator, whose product is MSKKKILVVDDEDNIRLLYKEELQDEGYEVACARSAEEALKIIEGQEPDLITLDIKMPGMNGIDFLRLLKEQKKNIPIILCSAYGTYKQDFQVWASEAYVVKSADLRELKLTIKEVLSFGS
- a CDS encoding GAF domain-containing sensor histidine kinase — its product is MVDDSIVGLEVLREIARISTSPLNLDEILGQTIEIIKNKMRIDACSIYLMEQSYSGEVRLKLKATSGLPPSAATHIYLEPGRGVTGWVAQNKTALALSEAMQDPRFVYFPEIEEEKFPSMLSVPLVDHDQCIGVINVHTLDRRQFTLTEVSILETLSAQITGCIRNALEYQKSQALLGEQTLLYTINTAVQETPKLDHRIWILMTGITFGGAGGFNRAILFLLDDKTGHLVGHMGLGPDSAEEAGRIWRELSEDWEFTLTRLLENPHWERFRDTRLNQYARSLKFPLSSGNVLSETALNKRPYIVHDTSNDDLVPADLAEALGSPSFATVPLMPHREVLGVLLVDNLYNHAPITDSNLQLVGRLATHLGWVIENSRLVNKLLESNRELLSTKEQLIQSEKLAALGELSAEVAHEIKNPLVSVGGFARRLRDRIGDLKDQENGTMPPLSDLRGLYRYASIIVNETERLERLLQDILLYSKAEELEVEPCRFNELVCEVIDFFEVGIEERNIDLKKSFMDPDVEFYIDKKKIKQVIMNLLFNAIESMPHDGHLTVSTYRGHRVGQTEGDKDSLTLCIEDTGGGIPPELFENIFNPFFTTKETGTGLGLSISRRIIEEHGGTLHVNNNINKGVTVYVYLPLQKLGNYNKT
- the glgA gene encoding glycogen synthase GlgA, with the protein product MARPLKILSVAAEAHPFAKTGGLGDVCGALPLAHHRLGHDVRCVLPHYSSLTPALHRNGIENTGRTLSIPVGIANPQATLHLAHLQNRVPLYLIGNDFYFGRKGLYGEGGTDYPDNASRFSFFCRAALEWCKATRFQPDIIHCHDWQAGLVPAYLKLVYQDDPFFKNTRTLFTIHNLGYQGNFDASALSTVHLPADAFHSQGLEFHGRFSFLKAGLVYSNLLTTVSKRYRQEILLAENGFQMDGILRDRKENLYGVLNGVDYEEWNPENDPWIPAPFDSGNLKGKALCREALLKELRLKVPARQPLVAMVTRLSWQKGIDLVQKGFDQIMKEAVGLVLLGVGDPAYEAFFTEQAQRYAGRFACRLAFDEGLAHRIIAGSDLLLMPSVYEPCGLTQMYALRYGTVPVARSVGGLADTVKNFNPETGRGTGFNFRRFELKYLVQSLRKATGLFADRTQWRRLMQNGMSQNLSWKRAATEYIRLYRKTLRET
- a CDS encoding galactose-1-phosphate uridylyltransferase, whose translation is MPELRKDPIVDRWVIIAQERGKRPADFASPTVNSQAGFCPFCLGNESKTPQEILALRPNGSGPNESGWSLRVVPNKYPALTIEGGIDRVGEGMYDKMNGIGAHEVIIEGSCHEVALEELPERAVQETLWAFQQRIIDLKRDPRFRYILVFKNHGEAAGATLEHTHSQLVALPIVPELVLEELDGARRHYEYKERCIYCDIIAQERGDGRRVVMENHDFIAVCPYAPRFPFETWILPKYHSAHFEHDSTEALAGAANILKDVLLKLRMVCNQPPYNFVLHNSTVQSKHSAYFHWHIEIMPKLTKLAGFEAGTGFHINPVSPEEAADILRACTVHP
- the coaBC gene encoding bifunctional phosphopantothenoylcysteine decarboxylase/phosphopantothenate--cysteine ligase CoaBC, yielding MSSPMEGRKIVLGVSGGIAAYKAVELLRLLTKAGGEVYVVMTENAKQFITPLTFEALSGRPVYHKIFDSERSASMEHIRAAEHADLMVVAPATANTIGKMANGLADDPLSTLYAAFPGTVILAPAMNDQMWANQAVQANLVKLKMRGVFVVEPDSGELACGVTGLGRLADPQVIFDAVRKRLEQKQDWAGRRVLVTAGPTREPIDPVRFITNHSSGKMGYAIAAEAQKRGAVVTLISGPTSLGAPAGVEVVPCQRASEMRDLVMEHLENCDVLVMTAAVGDFAPADIQKEKIKKSGDRPLVLNLQPTPDILKEVAAKKTHQIVVGFAAESENVVQSALDKYQRKQLDLIVANDISAPGIGFQSDFNQVQLIRGVDNIETLPRLPKHEIAGILLDRIRDLSK